From a single Candidatus Izimaplasma bacterium HR1 genomic region:
- the der_2 gene encoding GTPase Der, whose translation MEELRCIGCGSVIQTENQKQAGYVPKSKLTEESEDIVCRRCFRLKNYNEIIPTEITEEDFYHIISEIGNSNSLVVKIIDIFDIEGSMIPQIAKLTNNNDLIIIANKTDLLPKSIKEAKLLHHLRKIVSDNNLKPLDIFLMSALKYKNIDKIINEIMEYAEDRDIYIVGATNVGKSTFINTILKAYADAPKDIITVSQTAGTTLDVIKIPIGDNHIIDTPGIINHNQITHYIDQNAVKIITPKKEIKTRVYQIESNQTLFFGGLARVDYIKGEKTPFVCYFSQALNIHRTKLEKADELQKNHLGDLLKPVFENETDELVPHTFNVNPRYKSDIVIPGLGFITVKGNVTVKVYVHKALTPYIREALI comes from the coding sequence ATGGAAGAATTACGCTGCATTGGCTGCGGGAGTGTTATCCAAACAGAGAATCAAAAACAAGCTGGATACGTCCCTAAAAGCAAATTAACTGAAGAATCCGAAGACATTGTATGTCGTCGTTGTTTTAGATTGAAAAACTATAATGAGATTATCCCTACAGAGATTACTGAAGAAGATTTTTATCATATTATAAGTGAAATAGGTAATAGTAATTCACTTGTTGTAAAGATAATTGATATCTTTGATATTGAAGGTTCGATGATTCCTCAAATAGCTAAATTAACAAATAATAATGATTTAATTATTATTGCTAATAAAACTGATTTGTTACCTAAAAGTATTAAGGAAGCAAAATTGTTACACCACTTAAGAAAGATAGTTAGTGACAATAACTTAAAACCACTGGATATTTTCTTAATGAGTGCCTTGAAATATAAAAATATTGATAAAATTATTAATGAAATAATGGAATATGCAGAAGATAGAGATATCTATATAGTAGGTGCAACAAATGTTGGTAAATCAACATTTATTAATACAATATTAAAAGCGTATGCTGATGCACCAAAGGACATTATTACTGTTAGTCAAACCGCAGGAACTACTCTTGATGTAATTAAGATACCAATTGGTGATAACCACATAATTGACACACCGGGTATCATCAATCATAATCAAATTACGCATTATATTGATCAAAATGCAGTAAAAATTATTACCCCTAAAAAAGAAATTAAAACGAGAGTTTATCAAATAGAATCAAATCAAACTTTATTCTTTGGTGGACTGGCTCGTGTTGATTATATAAAAGGTGAGAAAACGCCATTCGTATGCTACTTTAGTCAAGCTTTAAATATTCATAGAACAAAGTTAGAAAAAGCTGATGAACTACAGAAAAATCATCTTGGTGATTTATTAAAGCCTGTTTTTGAAAACGAAACAGATGAATTGGTACCACATACATTTAACGTTAATCCAAGATATAAATCAGATATTGTAATTCCAGGTCTAGGTTTTATAACTGTGAAAGGAAATGTCACAGTTAAAGTCTATGTTCATAAAGCTTTAACCCCTTATATCAGGGAGGCTCTTATATGA
- a CDS encoding DNA polymerase III subunit delta, which translates to MNDSVFLFFGNDSYIIKSKTNKLIAKHHIDDFNVTSYDMEERNIEDAINDASTIPFMSDKKAVIIKNAYFLSNQKKPRKEIKHNMDAFNRYLESPVSDTLFIIHAPYDKLDERKAITKFLKSHSTVEDCKPLKDQDTRSWIKRQLGKNNIAIDPEAVNELLKRVENNTEVLVNETQKLILYAEGTRKVDIDIIKRVTTKNVEDNVYEITNLLLDNNRGKALEVYNDLIMHSEDPLRILGILATKYREILHTKLLIKEGRDKAAIAKYFNATSGRAYYIMKNARGVSTDLVIKYLKTLEDMDYKIKTGQIDKKIGLELFILGK; encoded by the coding sequence ATGAACGATAGTGTTTTTTTATTCTTTGGGAATGATTCTTATATCATCAAATCAAAGACAAATAAATTAATAGCAAAACATCATATTGATGATTTTAATGTAACGTCTTATGATATGGAAGAGAGAAATATAGAAGATGCAATAAATGATGCATCTACGATCCCTTTTATGTCAGACAAAAAGGCTGTTATTATTAAAAATGCCTACTTTTTGAGTAATCAAAAAAAACCAAGAAAAGAAATTAAACACAATATGGATGCATTCAATCGATACTTGGAGTCGCCTGTTAGTGATACTCTGTTTATAATTCATGCACCTTATGATAAATTAGATGAACGTAAAGCAATTACTAAATTCTTAAAATCTCATAGTACTGTTGAAGATTGTAAACCATTAAAAGATCAAGATACTAGAAGTTGGATTAAAAGACAATTAGGTAAGAACAATATAGCAATCGACCCAGAAGCGGTAAATGAACTGCTAAAAAGAGTAGAAAATAACACAGAAGTATTAGTAAATGAAACACAAAAACTAATCTTATACGCAGAAGGAACACGTAAAGTAGATATAGATATAATAAAAAGAGTTACCACGAAGAACGTTGAAGACAACGTTTACGAGATAACTAATTTGCTGTTAGATAATAATCGTGGTAAAGCATTGGAAGTTTATAATGACCTTATAATGCATAGTGAAGATCCATTAAGAATACTAGGAATCTTAGCTACTAAATACCGTGAAATCCTTCATACTAAATTACTAATTAAAGAAGGTAGAGATAAAGCAGCAATAGCTAAATACTTTAACGCTACCAGTGGTAGAGCATACTATATAATGAAAAATGCTCGTGGAGTAAGTACTGATTTAGTTATAAAGTATCTAAAGACATTGGAAGATATGGACTATAAAATTAAAACTGGCCAAATCGATAAAAAAATCGGTTTAGAATTATTCATTTTAGGTAAATAA
- the rsfS gene encoding Ribosomal silencing factor RsfS: MKKIEVVVEALESVNLSDIEIYDMREKSPFFDYLVISSATSDRQLQAAISHITDDLAKHNFPHPRVEGKNSNSWVLIDTKDIVVNVFTKEEREYYDLEKMLVEIRKVEMNEIK; encoded by the coding sequence ATGAAAAAAATTGAAGTAGTTGTTGAAGCATTAGAAAGTGTTAACTTAAGCGATATTGAAATATACGATATGAGAGAGAAATCACCATTTTTTGATTATTTAGTTATTTCAAGTGCAACAAGTGATCGTCAACTTCAAGCAGCTATTAGCCATATCACAGATGATTTAGCTAAACACAACTTCCCACATCCAAGAGTTGAAGGGAAGAACTCAAATTCATGGGTTTTAATTGATACAAAAGATATCGTAGTTAATGTCTTTACCAAAGAAGAAAGAGAATACTATGATTTAGAGAAAATGCTTGTTGAAATTAGAAAAGTTGAGATGAATGAAATAAAATGA
- the comEA gene encoding ComE operon protein 1, whose product MKEFIKKYYIYIAVVVIVLISVVLSLDFEKEPNIIVPITENEQVVNKSYIYIDIKGSVLNPGVYKVEAGTRLFQLINLSGGFTEEADHAVVNQSVLLYDEMYIYIPNISEDYTGNIYVNNENSNGVVNLNTASKSTLETLPGIGPSTAQSIIDYRDNISSFNSIEDIMNVPGIGEATFNEIKTLITV is encoded by the coding sequence ATGAAAGAGTTTATTAAGAAATATTATATCTATATTGCAGTTGTTGTGATTGTATTAATATCGGTTGTATTATCACTCGATTTCGAAAAGGAACCAAATATAATTGTCCCAATCACCGAAAATGAACAGGTAGTAAATAAGTCGTACATATATATCGATATTAAAGGTTCTGTATTAAACCCTGGAGTATATAAGGTAGAGGCTGGAACCAGATTATTCCAATTAATCAACCTATCAGGTGGTTTTACAGAGGAAGCTGATCATGCAGTGGTGAATCAAAGTGTTTTATTGTATGATGAAATGTATATTTACATACCTAATATTAGTGAGGATTACACAGGAAATATCTATGTTAATAATGAAAATAGTAATGGCGTAGTCAATCTAAATACTGCATCAAAAAGCACCTTAGAAACACTACCAGGAATAGGACCGTCTACAGCTCAAAGTATCATTGACTATCGTGACAATATTAGCTCATTTAATAGTATAGAAGATATAATGAATGTACCTGGTATTGGAGAAGCAACATTTAATGAGATTAAAACACTTATTACCGTATAG
- the mtnN gene encoding 5'-methylthioadenosine/S-adenosylhomocysteine nucleosidase encodes MIGIIGAMDIELETIKKEVTNLTEEARGIRTFYTGTIEGKQVVIVLAGIGKVNAAITTSKLLEEYDVDYVINIGVAGGQNGVTHKDIVISTEVLYHDVDVTSFGSRYVHGQVPGMDATFKADKTLISKTIKVLENANIAYHLGKVASGDQFVTSKETIAKVNELYNDILAIEMEACAIAHTASIYKIPFIIYRSISDVLDDETQGEDFDKFVEEASIKASVVLRELIKEL; translated from the coding sequence ATGATTGGTATTATCGGAGCAATGGATATTGAACTAGAAACCATTAAAAAGGAAGTCACAAATCTAACTGAAGAAGCGAGAGGTATAAGAACATTTTATACTGGAACGATTGAAGGTAAGCAAGTCGTGATTGTTTTAGCGGGAATTGGTAAAGTAAATGCAGCAATAACAACTTCCAAATTACTAGAAGAATATGATGTTGATTACGTTATTAATATTGGAGTTGCTGGAGGACAGAATGGTGTTACTCATAAAGATATAGTAATTTCAACCGAAGTACTATATCACGATGTTGATGTAACTTCTTTTGGTAGTAGATATGTTCATGGACAAGTACCAGGAATGGATGCTACTTTTAAAGCAGACAAAACACTTATATCTAAAACAATAAAAGTTCTAGAAAATGCAAATATTGCATATCATTTAGGTAAAGTTGCATCAGGTGACCAATTTGTAACATCTAAAGAAACTATCGCAAAAGTTAATGAACTTTATAATGATATTCTAGCAATTGAAATGGAAGCTTGTGCGATAGCACATACTGCTTCTATATACAAAATACCATTTATAATATATAGATCAATAAGTGACGTATTAGATGATGAAACTCAAGGTGAAGACTTTGATAAATTTGTTGAAGAAGCAAGTATCAAAGCTAGTGTAGTATTACGAGAGTTAATCAAGGAGTTATAA
- a CDS encoding putative nicotinate-nucleotide adenylyltransferase has protein sequence MTSKDLLSEIQTVYKNKPNRLKHVLGVRDTAVKLGEIHHLDLEKLETAALLHDITKYYPKEKNIELIHEHFDNADEIVKEFNEHILHAFSAYVVAKEVYNIKDTDVLDAIKYHTIGRKDMTMYEKIIFISDYIEPNRTYDSCVKVREIAFENIDLAVYTAIDDSIIFYENTGGQVPKSAYLARDFYYNILGGKV, from the coding sequence ATGACAAGTAAGGATTTACTGAGTGAAATACAAACCGTATATAAAAATAAACCTAACCGCCTAAAACATGTTTTAGGTGTTAGAGATACCGCAGTTAAACTAGGTGAGATTCATCATCTGGATCTTGAAAAACTAGAAACAGCTGCATTACTTCATGATATTACAAAGTATTATCCAAAAGAAAAGAACATCGAACTTATTCATGAGCATTTTGATAATGCTGATGAAATAGTAAAGGAGTTCAACGAACACATATTGCATGCATTTAGTGCATATGTTGTCGCTAAAGAAGTGTATAATATCAAAGATACAGATGTTTTAGATGCAATTAAATATCATACTATTGGAAGAAAAGATATGACAATGTATGAGAAAATCATCTTTATCAGTGATTATATAGAACCAAATAGAACTTACGATTCTTGTGTTAAAGTACGAGAGATTGCATTTGAAAATATTGATTTAGCTGTCTATACAGCAATTGATGATTCAATTATCTTTTATGAAAATACAGGGGGACAAGTTCCCAAAAGTGCCTACTTAGCTAGAGACTTTTATTACAACATATTAGGAGGAAAAGTATGA
- a CDS encoding ComEC family competence protein, with the protein MRLKHLLPYRYRIVYIGISLVITILIISNYWYSVLAVFYAIYVYNNHKDILLSILVVSVVFVAIYSYHGRYRLENSAQLVVEVIEVKQGDDFTSFIGKVDGQLVNIYLSDKAEMRPGDIYGVKGELLIPNEQTVPGNFNYKEYLLSKGIKYQLFADDYEYLDHRFNIGVISFNLANYIDSNIPLSKSYVKTFVLADKSEFDQYLREDINYLGISHLFAVSGLHVGILVLVLRKIMKSMRFSQGKSDVFITILLLLYMIVTSFTPSVVRASLVFVLLILNEKMKMKLSNIDILSFVFILLIFLNPYYFMNPGFVLSFLVTFFLLMSLDILRNFSGVKLFFTVGFISFLSTIPIILSLNHQINLFTLIFNIFFLIGMTYILLPLSYITFIFPLFDSLLNVFIKAYNALISYSTNIDNFILKGTFISIWEVMIYYIIVVSYMQYFTHKRHRIKFLVLLSFFSLLFMNSNLFHFEKKVAFLDVRGDATVITDNFNRCNILIDTGERDQYDSVVNYLYNNNIKTLDYLIISHFHSDHYGEMQDIIDNFRVKNIITPNNIEMYSGRSLTCGSIDLFAYDLSGLNQNENNNSIVISVFIDDRHYLFTGDAEKERELEFIDLYNINVDYLKVAHHGSSTSSSIEFLDLVKPEEVFIMVYRYNKFEHPDFFVINRYEKRNITVHRTDLHGTIEVEYLFGFERKNYNKP; encoded by the coding sequence ATGAGATTAAAACACTTATTACCGTATAGATATAGGATTGTTTACATTGGGATTTCATTAGTTATAACAATACTGATTATAAGTAACTATTGGTATAGTGTGCTAGCTGTATTCTATGCCATTTACGTCTATAATAACCATAAAGACATTCTATTATCCATACTTGTAGTGTCTGTTGTATTCGTTGCTATATACAGTTATCATGGAAGGTATCGATTAGAAAATAGTGCTCAACTTGTAGTGGAAGTTATAGAGGTAAAGCAAGGAGATGATTTCACATCATTTATTGGAAAGGTTGATGGACAATTAGTCAACATATACTTGAGTGATAAAGCTGAAATGCGACCTGGTGACATATATGGTGTTAAGGGCGAACTTCTAATCCCGAATGAGCAAACTGTCCCTGGAAACTTCAATTATAAGGAATATCTACTATCAAAAGGAATAAAGTACCAGTTATTTGCTGATGATTATGAATACTTGGATCATAGATTCAATATAGGTGTTATTAGTTTTAACTTAGCGAATTATATAGATAGTAATATACCTTTATCAAAAAGCTATGTAAAAACATTTGTTTTAGCTGATAAAAGTGAATTTGACCAGTATCTTAGAGAGGATATAAACTACTTGGGAATTAGTCACCTATTTGCTGTTAGTGGACTTCATGTAGGAATACTAGTATTGGTGCTTAGAAAGATAATGAAGTCAATGAGATTCTCGCAAGGTAAATCAGATGTATTTATTACGATTTTGTTGTTGCTTTATATGATAGTTACTTCGTTCACACCAAGTGTGGTACGAGCATCGTTGGTATTTGTGTTATTGATCTTGAATGAAAAAATGAAAATGAAGTTAAGTAATATTGATATTCTTTCATTTGTTTTCATTTTGCTCATATTTCTAAATCCTTACTATTTTATGAATCCTGGTTTTGTACTTTCGTTTCTTGTAACTTTTTTTCTCTTGATGAGTTTGGATATATTACGAAATTTTTCAGGAGTAAAATTATTTTTTACAGTCGGATTTATATCATTTTTGAGTACAATTCCCATAATATTGTCGCTAAATCATCAAATTAACTTGTTTACTCTGATATTTAACATATTCTTCTTAATAGGTATGACATATATACTTTTACCATTATCATATATAACATTCATTTTTCCATTGTTTGACTCGCTACTAAATGTCTTTATTAAAGCGTACAATGCGTTGATTTCATATTCAACGAATATTGATAATTTTATCCTAAAAGGAACTTTTATTTCAATTTGGGAAGTTATGATTTACTATATAATCGTTGTTTCCTATATGCAATATTTCACTCATAAAAGGCATAGAATCAAGTTTTTGGTATTACTTAGTTTTTTTAGTTTATTGTTTATGAATTCAAATCTATTTCATTTTGAGAAGAAAGTTGCCTTCTTAGATGTAAGAGGAGATGCTACAGTCATAACTGATAATTTTAATCGATGTAACATTTTAATCGACACTGGTGAGAGGGATCAATACGATTCTGTTGTTAATTATCTGTATAACAATAATATTAAGACTTTAGACTATTTAATTATTTCGCACTTCCATAGTGATCACTATGGAGAAATGCAAGACATTATTGACAATTTTAGAGTGAAAAATATAATCACTCCAAACAATATTGAAATGTACTCAGGTAGGTCTTTAACGTGTGGTTCGATTGACTTGTTTGCATATGATTTATCAGGTCTAAATCAAAATGAGAATAATAACTCTATAGTCATCAGTGTTTTTATAGATGATAGACATTACTTGTTTACCGGAGATGCCGAAAAGGAAAGAGAATTGGAGTTCATAGATTTATATAATATAAATGTAGATTATTTGAAAGTCGCTCACCATGGTTCAAGTACGAGTAGTTCTATTGAATTTCTTGATTTAGTAAAACCTGAAGAAGTATTTATTATGGTTTATAGATACAATAAATTTGAACATCCTGATTTCTTTGTTATTAATCGTTATGAGAAAAGGAATATAACAGTACACAGAACCGATTTGCATGGTACAATTGAAGTTGAATATTTATTTGGTTTTGAGAGAAAAAACTATAACAAGCCATAG
- the rpsT gene encoding 30S ribosomal protein S20: MANIKGQMKRNLTNEKRRLRNASLKSSLKTALKNVETAIAENNKEAATVALADAFKRLDKSVTKGINHKNYVARQKSRLAKSVGTL, encoded by the coding sequence ATGGCTAATATTAAAGGACAAATGAAACGTAATCTAACAAATGAAAAACGAAGATTAAGAAACGCAAGTTTAAAATCTAGTTTAAAAACTGCATTAAAAAATGTTGAAACTGCAATAGCTGAAAATAACAAAGAAGCTGCTACAGTTGCATTGGCTGACGCATTCAAGAGATTAGATAAATCTGTAACAAAAGGTATCAATCATAAGAACTATGTCGCTAGACAAAAATCAAGACTTGCTAAATCAGTAGGTACGTTATAA
- the prmC_2 gene encoding Release factor glutamine methyltransferase, whose amino-acid sequence MIYEKFASYYDQFVDYELNDIYYEMITKYYTEGTAIDIGTGTAPLAIKLAENNFTVTGTDISSPMLERAYNNAVIAGVHLNLYIHNILDPINMSYDVFTMTSDVVNYLSNEQETLRAFENISSAMNDNSIFAFDFLTPQHMNKVHNYKEDILLEDDLLEWHVAKTNVPNQIKHSLKFGKITETHFQTTFPLKKYKELLNKANLFIQKKRKTDERIILLCKKR is encoded by the coding sequence ATGATTTATGAAAAATTCGCTTCATATTATGATCAATTCGTTGATTATGAATTAAACGATATCTACTATGAAATGATAACTAAATACTATACTGAAGGAACTGCAATTGACATAGGTACTGGAACTGCACCATTAGCAATTAAATTAGCTGAAAACAACTTCACAGTAACTGGGACAGATATCTCTTCACCAATGCTTGAAAGAGCCTATAATAACGCAGTTATCGCAGGAGTACACTTAAATCTGTATATTCACAATATCCTTGATCCAATTAATATGTCTTATGATGTATTTACTATGACAAGTGACGTTGTGAACTACTTATCTAATGAGCAAGAGACATTACGAGCATTCGAAAACATTAGTTCAGCAATGAACGATAATAGTATTTTTGCATTTGATTTCTTAACACCACAACATATGAATAAAGTGCATAATTACAAAGAAGACATTTTACTTGAAGACGATTTACTTGAATGGCATGTAGCTAAAACAAATGTACCAAATCAAATTAAGCATTCCCTGAAATTTGGAAAGATAACTGAAACACATTTTCAAACTACTTTTCCACTTAAAAAATATAAAGAACTGCTTAATAAAGCCAATCTATTCATTCAAAAGAAGCGAAAAACAGATGAAAGAATTATCCTTTTATGTAAAAAAAGATAA
- the greA gene encoding Transcription elongation factor GreA produces MEKTYKLTKQGLLDLQNEIERLKTEDRARNLEALKDARAQGDLSENADYDAARDEQAQIEARIKEIEGILKDYEIIKEDHTNKVNIGKTVVIKVGEFEEQEYTIVGSLEADPLNNKISNESPIGKGIIGSKKGKTVTVKTETGREVKVKIVDVK; encoded by the coding sequence ATGGAAAAAACGTATAAATTAACCAAACAGGGTCTTTTAGATTTACAAAATGAAATTGAAAGACTTAAAACAGAAGACAGAGCAAGAAACTTAGAAGCTTTAAAAGATGCACGTGCTCAAGGAGATTTATCAGAGAATGCAGATTATGATGCAGCTCGTGATGAACAAGCACAAATTGAAGCTAGAATTAAAGAGATTGAAGGAATTTTAAAAGATTACGAAATCATTAAAGAAGATCATACTAATAAGGTTAATATTGGTAAAACAGTAGTAATTAAAGTTGGTGAGTTCGAAGAACAAGAATACACTATAGTTGGTTCTTTAGAAGCGGATCCTCTAAATAATAAGATCTCAAATGAATCACCAATCGGTAAGGGAATTATCGGAAGCAAAAAAGGTAAAACTGTTACTGTGAAAACAGAAACAGGAAGAGAAGTAAAAGTAAAAATAGTTGACGTTAAATAA
- a CDS encoding Mitochondrial PGP phosphatase: protein MLHLFLKTKRFIPSEFHNSFFEIDFKGLYKKGYRTILSDLDNTLISYDEQLPTNEINLKFKELQEIGFELILISNNIPSRVDKFTEKTNIKGFANARKPLLVGINKAISSAIVKDLDRTILVGDQLMTDIWAANRVNVYSVLVNPLKKKTEKWYTKINRKTEQRMLGKIKKHYPNKYNDLKLDLRK from the coding sequence ATGTTGCATTTATTTCTAAAAACTAAAAGATTTATTCCAAGTGAATTTCATAATTCATTTTTTGAGATAGATTTTAAAGGTTTATATAAAAAAGGGTATCGAACAATCCTTAGTGATTTAGATAATACATTGATTTCATATGATGAGCAACTACCGACAAATGAAATTAATCTAAAGTTTAAAGAACTACAAGAAATTGGATTTGAACTAATCTTAATTTCTAATAATATCCCAAGTCGTGTTGATAAGTTTACCGAAAAAACTAATATTAAAGGGTTTGCCAACGCAAGAAAACCTTTACTAGTTGGTATAAACAAAGCAATTAGTAGTGCTATTGTTAAAGACTTAGATCGAACTATCTTAGTTGGAGATCAATTAATGACAGATATATGGGCAGCTAATCGTGTTAACGTTTATAGCGTTTTAGTAAATCCATTAAAAAAGAAAACAGAGAAATGGTATACCAAAATAAACCGAAAAACCGAGCAAAGAATGTTAGGAAAAATTAAAAAGCATTACCCAAATAAATATAACGACTTAAAACTAGATTTGAGGAAATAA